In Ctenopharyngodon idella isolate HZGC_01 chromosome 2, HZGC01, whole genome shotgun sequence, the following are encoded in one genomic region:
- the LOC127494676 gene encoding polymeric immunoglobulin receptor-like isoform X1 yields MHSSDDLIQETQARANAMAVYAKTKIFYISIWFWLILGVECFIGGSNHVLPIKTGGSVTIPCHYDEENPLQKKYWHSDITPSNIYTNTTEENLSVIDHPDQSLFTVTMRNLQYKDTGGYSCAVETEGLSTFNYDLHLKVQPAPDVSVESSSVSGHEGGDVSVRCFYTSGYQNQPKQWCRYKDQSCYTVGRTDTSQNPSVQISDDGRRSFTVLMTGLRLSDSGWYFCSAGEAMNPVHLTVSEAKQVNEATDNQRDSSKELLTVWLPVSAALLQLLILVGVIFTWRWKQRTKQDKHQNIEKNDSRTIDPIYCEPEDPVKCNIYINDECSNDPVKDKTYSTIGDAPVSAAKPPAGALIYSLVAPH; encoded by the exons ATGCACTCCAGTGACGACCTCATACAGGAAACACAAGCAAGAGCAAACGCAATGGCTGTATATGCTAAGACAAAAATATTCTACATTTCAATCTGGTTTTGGCTCATTTTAG gtgTTGAATGCTTCATTGGTGGGTCAAATCATGTTTTACCTATTAAGACTGGAGGATCTGTCACCATCCCATGTCATTATGATGAGGAAAACCCACTGCAGAAGAAATACTGGCACTCAGACATCACTCCATctaatatatacacaaacacaacagaggAGAATCTGTCAGTAATTGATCATCCTGATCAGAGTCTCTTTACTGTGACTATGAGAAACCTGCAGTATAAAGACACTGGAGGTTATTCTTGTGCTGTGGAGACTGAAGGACTGTCGACTTTTAACTACGATCTTCATCTCAAGGTTCAGCCTG CTCCTGATGTGTCTGTGGAGAGCAGCAGTGTATCTGGACATGAAGGTGGTGATGTCAGTGTCCGGTGTTTCTACACTTCTGGATATCAGAATCAGCCCAAACAGTGGTGCAGATATAAAGATCAGAGCTGTTACACAGTGGGGAGGACTGACACATCCCAGAATCCATCAGTCCAGATCAGTGATGATGGGAGAAGATCCTTCACTGTGCTGATGACTGGACTGAGACTCAGTGATTCTGGATGGTACTTCTGCTCTGCTGGAGAGGCAATGAACCCTGTTCATCTCACTGTAAGTGAGGCAAAAcaag TAAACGAGGCCACAGACAATCAGAGAGACTC AAGTAAAGAGCTTCTGACTGTGTGGCTTCCAGTTTCAGCTGCACTTCTGCAGCTGTTGATTCTGGTCGGTGTTATTTTCACCTGGAGATGGAAACAGAGAACTA agcAAGATAAACACCAAAACATAGAGAAAAATGACAGCAGGACCATTGACCCA ATCTACTGTGAACCTGAAGATCCTGTGAAATGcaacatatatataaatgatgaatGCTCAAAT GATCCCGTCAAAGACAAAACCTACAGTACTATTGGTGATGCTCCTGTGAGTGCAGCA AAGCCTCCAGCAGGGGCACTAATATACAGCTTGGTGGCTCCACACTAA
- the LOC127494676 gene encoding polymeric immunoglobulin receptor-like isoform X2: MHSSDDLIQETQARANAMAVYAKTKIFYISIWFWLILGVECFIGGSNHVLPIKTGGSVTIPCHYDEENPLQKKYWHSDITPSNIYTNTTEENLSVIDHPDQSLFTVTMRNLQYKDTGGYSCAVETEGLSTFNYDLHLKVQPAPDVSVESSSVSGHEGGDVSVRCFYTSGYQNQPKQWCRYKDQSCYTVGRTDTSQNPSVQISDDGRRSFTVLMTGLRLSDSGWYFCSAGEAMNPVHLTVSEAKQVNEATDNQRDSSKELLTVWLPVSAALLQLLILSKINTKT; encoded by the exons ATGCACTCCAGTGACGACCTCATACAGGAAACACAAGCAAGAGCAAACGCAATGGCTGTATATGCTAAGACAAAAATATTCTACATTTCAATCTGGTTTTGGCTCATTTTAG gtgTTGAATGCTTCATTGGTGGGTCAAATCATGTTTTACCTATTAAGACTGGAGGATCTGTCACCATCCCATGTCATTATGATGAGGAAAACCCACTGCAGAAGAAATACTGGCACTCAGACATCACTCCATctaatatatacacaaacacaacagaggAGAATCTGTCAGTAATTGATCATCCTGATCAGAGTCTCTTTACTGTGACTATGAGAAACCTGCAGTATAAAGACACTGGAGGTTATTCTTGTGCTGTGGAGACTGAAGGACTGTCGACTTTTAACTACGATCTTCATCTCAAGGTTCAGCCTG CTCCTGATGTGTCTGTGGAGAGCAGCAGTGTATCTGGACATGAAGGTGGTGATGTCAGTGTCCGGTGTTTCTACACTTCTGGATATCAGAATCAGCCCAAACAGTGGTGCAGATATAAAGATCAGAGCTGTTACACAGTGGGGAGGACTGACACATCCCAGAATCCATCAGTCCAGATCAGTGATGATGGGAGAAGATCCTTCACTGTGCTGATGACTGGACTGAGACTCAGTGATTCTGGATGGTACTTCTGCTCTGCTGGAGAGGCAATGAACCCTGTTCATCTCACTGTAAGTGAGGCAAAAcaag TAAACGAGGCCACAGACAATCAGAGAGACTC AAGTAAAGAGCTTCTGACTGTGTGGCTTCCAGTTTCAGCTGCACTTCTGCAGCTGTTGATTCTG agcAAGATAAACACCAAAACATAG
- the pigr gene encoding polymeric immunoglobulin receptor isoform X1 — translation MALPLLLTILVLGVLPGSHCTVTTVGDLAVLEGQSVTVPCHYNPQYISHVKYWCQGRMIDFCSSLARTDDPESTPQSKGRVTIADDPTQHVFTVSMQNLTVGDSGWYWCGVELGGIWVADSTASLYISVIQGMSVVSSMVSADEGSSVTVQCRYSMNLRSSEKRWCRSGNWNSCVSTDSEGMFNSRNVLIHDDKNSLFTVTLMQLEMRDSGWYWCGAGQQHVAVHVSVTPQATTVVTASSVQNLKTTIMTSSVMSSNDPHSRPVWESPLVVCGVVLLVMTAFLAVWKLRKQCKKKQKHQRTNEMNDNLTMCPWREGDYKNTSVIFLNTPAQQLQML, via the exons ATGGCTCTTCCGCTGCTTCTAACCATTCTTGTTCTTGGTGTACTGCCAG GTTCCCACTGCACAGTGACCACTGTAGGAGATCTGGCTGTGCTGGAGGGTCAGTCCGTCACTGTCCCATGTCACTACAACCCGCAGTACATCAGCCACGTGAAGTATTGGTGCCAAGGCAGGATGATAGACTTCTGCTCCAGCCTGGCGCGCACTGATGACCCCGAATCAACCCCTCAAAGCAAGGGAAGGGTGACGATCGCTGATGACCCCACTCAGCATGTGTTTACCGTGAGCATGCAGAACCTGACGGTGGGGGATTCGGGGTGGTACTGGTGTGGGGTGGAGCTCGGAGGGATATGGGTTGCTGACAGCACTGCCTCCCTTTATATCAGTGTCATTCAAG GAATGTCAGTGGTGAGCAGTATGGTGAGTGCAGATGAAGGAAGCAGCGTCACTGTTCAGTGTCGCTACAGTATGAACCTCAG GTCCAGTGAGAAGCGGTGGTGTCGCAGTGGGAACTGGAACTCCTGCGTGTCGACGGATTCTGAAGGAATGTTCAACAGTAGAAACGTGCTCATCCATGATGACAAGAACAGCTTGTTCACTGTGACACTCATGCAGCTGGAGATGAGAGACTCGGGCTGGTACTGGTGTGGAGCCGGTCAGCAGCATGTGGCGGTTCATGTGTCAGTCACACCACAAGCCACAACAG TGGTCACAGCGTCTTCTGTCCAGAATCTGAAGACAACAATCATGACTTCATCTGTAATGAGCTCAAATGACCCTCACAG TCGACCTGTTTGGGAGTCTCCTCTCGTGGTGTGTGGGGTCGTACTGCTGGTCATGACTGCGTTTCTGGCAGTTTGGAAGTTGCGGAAACAGTGTA agaaaaaGCAGAAACATCAAAGGACAAATGAAATGAACGATAATCTCACA ATGTGTCCATGGAGAGAAGGAGACTATAAGAACACCTCAGTGATTTTCCTGAACACTCCAGCTCAGCAGCTCCAAATGCTCTAA
- the pigr gene encoding polymeric immunoglobulin receptor isoform X3, with product MALPLLLTILVLGVLPGSHCTVTTVGDLAVLEGQSVTVPCHYNPQYISHVKYWCQGRMIDFCSSLARTDDPESTPQSKGRVTIADDPTQHVFTVSMQNLTVGDSGWYWCGVELGGIWVADSTASLYISVIQGMSVVSSMVSADEGSSVTVQCRYSMNLRSSEKRWCRSGNWNSCVSTDSEGMFNSRNVLIHDDKNSLFTVTLMQLEMRDSGWYWCGAGQQHVAVHVSVTPQATTVVTASSVQNLKTTIMTSSVMSSNDPHSRPVWESPLVVCGVVLLVMTAFLAVWKLRKQCNVSMERRRL from the exons ATGGCTCTTCCGCTGCTTCTAACCATTCTTGTTCTTGGTGTACTGCCAG GTTCCCACTGCACAGTGACCACTGTAGGAGATCTGGCTGTGCTGGAGGGTCAGTCCGTCACTGTCCCATGTCACTACAACCCGCAGTACATCAGCCACGTGAAGTATTGGTGCCAAGGCAGGATGATAGACTTCTGCTCCAGCCTGGCGCGCACTGATGACCCCGAATCAACCCCTCAAAGCAAGGGAAGGGTGACGATCGCTGATGACCCCACTCAGCATGTGTTTACCGTGAGCATGCAGAACCTGACGGTGGGGGATTCGGGGTGGTACTGGTGTGGGGTGGAGCTCGGAGGGATATGGGTTGCTGACAGCACTGCCTCCCTTTATATCAGTGTCATTCAAG GAATGTCAGTGGTGAGCAGTATGGTGAGTGCAGATGAAGGAAGCAGCGTCACTGTTCAGTGTCGCTACAGTATGAACCTCAG GTCCAGTGAGAAGCGGTGGTGTCGCAGTGGGAACTGGAACTCCTGCGTGTCGACGGATTCTGAAGGAATGTTCAACAGTAGAAACGTGCTCATCCATGATGACAAGAACAGCTTGTTCACTGTGACACTCATGCAGCTGGAGATGAGAGACTCGGGCTGGTACTGGTGTGGAGCCGGTCAGCAGCATGTGGCGGTTCATGTGTCAGTCACACCACAAGCCACAACAG TGGTCACAGCGTCTTCTGTCCAGAATCTGAAGACAACAATCATGACTTCATCTGTAATGAGCTCAAATGACCCTCACAG TCGACCTGTTTGGGAGTCTCCTCTCGTGGTGTGTGGGGTCGTACTGCTGGTCATGACTGCGTTTCTGGCAGTTTGGAAGTTGCGGAAACAGTGTA ATGTGTCCATGGAGAGAAGGAGACTATAA
- the pigr gene encoding polymeric immunoglobulin receptor isoform X2, which yields MALPLLLTILVLGVLPGSHCTVTTVGDLAVLEGQSVTVPCHYNPQYISHVKYWCQGRMIDFCSSLARTDDPESTPQSKGRVTIADDPTQHVFTVSMQNLTVGDSGWYWCGVELGGIWVADSTASLYISVIQGMSVVSSMVSADEGSSVTVQCRYSMNLRSSEKRWCRSGNWNSCVSTDSEGMFNSRNVLIHDDKNSLFTVTLMQLEMRDSGWYWCGAGQQHVAVHVSVTPQATTVVTASSVQNLKTTIMTSSVMSSNDPHSRPVWESPLVVCGVVLLVMTAFLAVWKLRKQCKKKQKHQRTNEMNDNLTMCPWREGDYKNTSVIFLNTPAQQLQML from the exons ATGGCTCTTCCGCTGCTTCTAACCATTCTTGTTCTTGGTGTACTGCCAG GTTCCCACTGCACAGTGACCACTGTAGGAGATCTGGCTGTGCTGGAGGGTCAGTCCGTCACTGTCCCATGTCACTACAACCCGCAGTACATCAGCCACGTGAAGTATTGGTGCCAAGGCAGGATGATAGACTTCTGCTCCAGCCTGGCGCGCACTGATGACCCCGAATCAACCCCTCAAAGCAAGGGAAGGGTGACGATCGCTGATGACCCCACTCAGCATGTGTTTACCGTGAGCATGCAGAACCTGACGGTGGGGGATTCGGGGTGGTACTGGTGTGGGGTGGAGCTCGGAGGGATATGGGTTGCTGACAGCACTGCCTCCCTTTATATCAGTGTCATTCAAG GAATGTCAGTGGTGAGCAGTATGGTGAGTGCAGATGAAGGAAGCAGCGTCACTGTTCAGTGTCGCTACAGTATGAACCTCAG GTCCAGTGAGAAGCGGTGGTGTCGCAGTGGGAACTGGAACTCCTGCGTGTCGACGGATTCTGAAGGAATGTTCAACAGTAGAAACGTGCTCATCCATGATGACAAGAACAGCTTGTTCACTGTGACACTCATGCAGCTGGAGATGAGAGACTCGGGCTGGTACTGGTGTGGAGCCGGTCAGCAGCATGTGGCGGTTCATGTGTCAGTCACACCACAAGCCACAACAG TGGTCACAGCGTCTTCTGTCCAGAATCTGAAGACAACAATCATGACTTCATCTGTAATGAGCTCAAATGACCCTCACAG TCGACCTGTTTGGGAGTCTCCTCTCGTGGTGTGTGGGGTCGTACTGCTGGTCATGACTGCGTTTCTGGCAGTTTGGAAGTTGCGGAAACAGTGTA agaaaaaGCAGAAACATCAAAGGACAAATGAAATGAACGATAATCTCACA
- the pigr gene encoding polymeric immunoglobulin receptor isoform X4 — translation MALPLLLTILVLGVLPGSHCTVTTVGDLAVLEGQSVTVPCHYNPQYISHVKYWCQGRMIDFCSSLARTDDPESTPQSKGRVTIADDPTQHVFTVSMQNLTVGDSGWYWCGVELGGIWVADSTASLYISVIQGMSVVSSMVSADEGSSVTVQCRYSMNLRSSEKRWCRSGNWNSCVSTDSEGMFNSRNVLIHDDKNSLFTVTLMQLEMRDSGWYWCGAGQQHVAVHVSVTPQATTVVTASSVQNLKTTIMTSSVMSSNDPHSRPVWESPLVVCGVVLLVMTAFLAVWKLRKQCNVSMERRRL, via the exons ATGGCTCTTCCGCTGCTTCTAACCATTCTTGTTCTTGGTGTACTGCCAG GTTCCCACTGCACAGTGACCACTGTAGGAGATCTGGCTGTGCTGGAGGGTCAGTCCGTCACTGTCCCATGTCACTACAACCCGCAGTACATCAGCCACGTGAAGTATTGGTGCCAAGGCAGGATGATAGACTTCTGCTCCAGCCTGGCGCGCACTGATGACCCCGAATCAACCCCTCAAAGCAAGGGAAGGGTGACGATCGCTGATGACCCCACTCAGCATGTGTTTACCGTGAGCATGCAGAACCTGACGGTGGGGGATTCGGGGTGGTACTGGTGTGGGGTGGAGCTCGGAGGGATATGGGTTGCTGACAGCACTGCCTCCCTTTATATCAGTGTCATTCAAG GAATGTCAGTGGTGAGCAGTATGGTGAGTGCAGATGAAGGAAGCAGCGTCACTGTTCAGTGTCGCTACAGTATGAACCTCAG GTCCAGTGAGAAGCGGTGGTGTCGCAGTGGGAACTGGAACTCCTGCGTGTCGACGGATTCTGAAGGAATGTTCAACAGTAGAAACGTGCTCATCCATGATGACAAGAACAGCTTGTTCACTGTGACACTCATGCAGCTGGAGATGAGAGACTCGGGCTGGTACTGGTGTGGAGCCGGTCAGCAGCATGTGGCGGTTCATGTGTCAGTCACACCACAAGCCACAACAG TGGTCACAGCGTCTTCTGTCCAGAATCTGAAGACAACAATCATGACTTCATCTGTAATGAGCTCAAATGACCCTCACAG TCGACCTGTTTGGGAGTCTCCTCTCGTGGTGTGTGGGGTCGTACTGCTGGTCATGACTGCGTTTCTGGCAGTTTGGAAGTTGCGGAAACAGTGTA
- the dad1 gene encoding dolichyl-diphosphooligosaccharide--protein glycosyltransferase subunit DAD1: MSNSVFSVLSRFVEEYRSSTSNKLKMIDAYLLYILLTGVFQFLYCVLVGTFPFNSFLSGFIACVGSFILAVCLRIQINPQNKGDFLTVSPERAFADFLFAHTVLHLVVVNFVG, from the exons ATGTCTAACTCGGTATTTTCTGTCTTATCGCGTTTTGTGGAGGAGTACAGGAGCAGCACATCGAATAAGCTGAAGATGATCGACGCTTATCTGCTGTATATTTTACTGACAGGAGTGTTTCAGTTCCTGTACTGTGTGCTGGTGGGAACGTTTCCCTTCAACAGCTTCTTATCTGGATTCATTGCATGTGTGGGATCCTTCATACTGGCTG tctgtctTCGCATCCAGATCAACCCTCAGAACAAAGGAGATTTCCTGACGGTCTCTCCTGAGAGAGCGTTCGCTGACTTCCTCTTTGCTCACACTGTTCTGCATCTAGTGGTTGTCAATTTTGTTGGCTGA